Part of the Flavobacterium okayamense genome, ATAAACGTTTTGGATCATTGTGCTTATAAAAAGCACCATAAATTAAGTTAACACCTAATATACCGAGAGTTTCTTGTTGTAATCGAGCATCAGTTTCTTTAAAACGGATATGAAGTATAATTTCATTGTATTCCTCATCGGGTTCTACTTGAAATTTAATACCAACCCATCCATGTCCTTTGTACTGCTTAGCAAAATCTATTGTTGCAACTGTATTAGCATAACTAAAGAAAATTTTATTTGGATGTTTTTCTCTGTGTAATCGTTCTTCAATTAATTGAGTTTCATGTGCTAACATTTTTTTAAGACGACTTTCTGTTACATAACGGCCATCTTCTTCGATTCCATAAATCGCATCACTAAAATCTTTATCATATGCAGACATAGCTTTTGCAATGGTTCCAGAAGAAGCACCTGCTCTAAAAAAATGTCTAACTGTTTCTTGTCCAGCTCCAATTTCAGCAAATGTTCCATAAATACTTTCATTAAGGTTTATGCGTAAAGCTTTATCCTTAATTGAAGGGATTTGTTCAATTGCTTTATCTCCTCTAATTTTAATATCTGTAGTTATACTTTTCATTTAAAAAATGTTTGGGAATACCAGTATATTTATCTTAAAATGCAAAGTTAACGAATTACTAAATATTATACTGCAAATATTCTTATTTTTGTAGTATATGCATGGATTAACATTATATTTTTTAGGTACAGGAACTTCTCAAGGCATTCCTGTAATTGGAAGTGAACATCCGGTTTGTTTAAGTGATAACCCTAAGGATAAGAGATTGCGTGTCTCTGTTTGGATATATTCTGAAGAGTTTTCTATTATAATTGATTGTGGGCCAGATTTTCGCCAACAAATGTTGCATAGCAAGTGTGAGCATATTGATGCGTTGTTATTTACGCACGAACACGCCGATCATACTGCTGGTTTAGATGATATTCGACCATTTTATTTTAAACAAGGAGATATACCGGTTTATGCACACAAAAGAGTTTTAGATAATCTTTCAAGACGTTTCGATTATATATTTAGTAATGAAAATAAGTATCCAGGAGCTCCTTCTGTCTCACAAGTAGAAGTCAAGACAAATGAAAGTTTTCATGTAAAAGACCAAGAAATAATACCAATTGAAGCAATGCATGGTAAACTTCAAGTTTTTGGTTATAGAATAGGAGAGATAGTGTATTTGACTGATGTTAAAACTATTGATTTTTCAGAAATACAAAAAATTAAAGATTGCGAAGTTTTGGTAATCAATTGTTTACGTGAAGAGCCACACAATACACATTTTAATTTAGAAGAAGCTTTAGATTTTATATCTTTGGTTCAACCTAAAAAAGCATATTTAACTCATATAAGTCATTTGTTTGGGTTTCATGATGAAGTACAAGCTAAATTACCTGAGAATGTTTTTTTGGCATATGATAATCTAGAAATAACTATTTAATTATGAAGAATATATTTTTATACCTATTTGTGTTTTCGTTTTTGATAAACGTTTTTCAGTATGTAAATTCTACTAAAATTTTAGAATCGAAAGATAGAGAAGTTACGAAAGCAAAAATGCATTTACAACAATCTAGAGATTCATTAATGGAAGCACAATACAATGATTATTTTGATATAGCCAATGATGAAGATGCTCAAGAGTATTTTTACAGTCAAAATTTAGATTACCAAAAAGTGATGCAAAAGGTTAATGAAGATTTAGTTAGTTTAAATACTAATAAAGAAGGAAATCCTTTAGTGCCTTATGAGCCTATTGACGGTAAACAATTTATTGTTAATAAAGCTAAAGTTTTAAACCATAGATGGATTATTGCAGAGTATTCAAATGGTGAATTATGGGGGCAAATTCTTGTCAAGTATTTCTTTAAAGATGGTGAGCCTACAGATTTTCAAACGGTTGACACTGTTTTATATGAAAAGCAAAAAATTGAGTAATTATAAAGGAGAATTTAGTTCTCCTTTTTTTATAAATTAAGTTTATGGTAAAATCAATTTATTCCATTTAGATTTAGTTTTGAAACGATTTCTATTTTGTATTTTTGAAAAAATTGAAATGAAATGAAAATAGTTATATCTCCTGCAAAATCATTGGATTTTACAACCAAATTACCAACCAAAAAATACACTGAAGCTCAATTTTTAAATAAATCTGAAACAATTCAGAAGACTTTAAAAAAGAAGAAGCCTAAAGATTTGATGGAATTGATGAGTATTTCTGAAAAGTTAGCCGATTTAAATTGGCAACGTAATCAAGATTGGAAATTACCATTTACTTCAGAAAATTCACGTCCAGCAATATATGCTTTTAATGGAGATGTGTATGTTGGTTTAGATGCTTATACAATTCCTGAAGAAAAATTGGATATTTTACAAGATAAATTAAGAATATTGTCGGGTTTATATGGTTTATTGAAACCATTAGATTTAATGCAAGAGTATAGATTAGAAATGGGAACTTCTATACAAATAGGTAGTAAGAAAAATCTTTATGAATTTTGGAAAAAAACTATAACAGATTCTCTTAATAAAGAAATTGAAAAAAATGAATTATTTATCAATTTAGCGAGTAATGAATATTTTAGCGCTGTTGATACTAAATCATTAAAAGTTCCAGTTATTACACCTGAATTTAAAGACTATAAAGATGGCAAGTTAAAAATGATTAGTTTTTTTGCTAAAAAAGCAAGGGGATTAATGGTACGATATATTATTGATAAAAATGTTGAAACATTAGAAGAGCTAAAAAACTTTAATTGCGAAGGTTATGCTTTTGATGCAAATCTTAGCAAAGGAAATAAATTAGTGTTTACTCGTTAATAAAAAAAGCTCGCATTTGCGAGCTTTTTTATTTTATAGTTTTCCATACAGAATCCGGAACAAGTTTTTTTATATCACCGCCATTTCTTAAAACATCACGTACAATACTTGATGAAATGTAAGATGTTCTTGCCGCTGTTAATAAAAAAACTGTTTCTATTTCAGATAAGCTTCTATTGGTGTGAGCTATAGCCTTTTCAAATTCAAAATCAGCAGGGTTGCGTAATCCTCTTAATATAAAATCAGCATTTTCTTTTCTACATAAATCAATTGTTAATCCTGTATATGTGATGACTTTTACTTTAGGTTCATCTTTAAACGCTTCTTCAATAAAACGTTTACGTTCTTCTAGAGAGAACATATACTTTTTTTCTGCATTAATTCCAATGGCAACTATAATTTCATCAAAAAGTGAAGCACCTCTTTTAATAATATCATAGTGACCGTTTGTTATAGGATCAAAAGAACCTGGAAAGATTGCTTTTCTTGTCATTTCAATTATAGTTTTTTCATCATGTTTTCAATTGTAAAGGTATTGTATTCCTCAGTTTCAACCAAATATTCTCCTTTTTGGTTAATTACCATAACACCAACACAATTGTTTTTTTGGTTAAAGTAGTTTTTCATAAAATATAAACCAATATCTTCAAAATGTGTTTTATTATCTAGAATTGGCTTTGCTAAATCTTTATCGGCATAAATAAAAATATTTTTACAATTTGATAAATCCATTTTTTCAAATGCCTTTTTTTCATATGAATTATATGCATTTACAATGTTTTCATAAACATCATAGCTACATTTTACTTGCAGATTTTTAAAATTTATAATTAAATAATTCGCCTTATCCCAATTGTAATTTTCTTTAATAGCGTTTAATTGGTCTTTTGGAATTGTTTTTATTTCTGTAGTATTTGTAACTGTTTGAATAGACTGTTTTTTCTCTTTAATTTTAATTTGGCTAAAAGAAAAAGTAAATGTTAGTAAGAAAATTGCAATAATAGATTTTGAGAATACTGACATGATGATTTATTTTGGTTAGTTATTTAGGGCTTCTTGAATTGCATTACCGAATAATTCTGGAAGTGAAATTCCAGCTTCACGTGCTTGTTGTGGTAAAATACTTTCGGTTGTTAGACCTGGAACGGTGTTCATTTCTAACATAAAAGGTTCTCCGTTTACAATAATAAATTCGCTTCGTGAAAAACCTCTCATTTTTAAGATTTCATAAGCTTTTTTTGCTGTTGAAGCCACCTTTGAATGAATTTCATCAGAAATTCTAGCAGGTGTAATTTCTTGAGATTTTCCTAAGTATTTAGCTTCGTAATCGAAGAAGTCATTTTCTGAAACAATTTCGGTCATTGGTAAAACTTTTGTTTCTCCTTTGTAATTAATTACACCAACAGATACTTCGGTTCCATCTAAAAAACTTTCAATGATAATCTCGTTATCTTCTTTGTAAGCTACTTCTATAGCTGGAAGTAATTCTTCTTTTGATTTCACTTTTGAAATTCCAAAGCTTGAGCCTGATTTATTTGGCTTAACAAAACAAGGCAACCCAACTTTTTCAAGTATTTCAGTTTCGTTAATAATATCTCCTTTGTTTAAGTAAAAAGAAGTAGCAGTTTTTATTCCATACGGCTTTAAAACAGACAATAAATCACGTTTATTAAAAGTTAAAGCAGATTGATACATGTCGCACGATGTTTGCGGAATTCCAATCAATTCTAAATAAGCTTGCATTAACCCGTCTTCACCTGGAGTTCCGTGAATAGCGTTAAAAACAACATCAAAAGTAATTTTAGTTCCGTTTACTTCAACTGAAAAATCGTCTTTGTTTATAGGAAATTCCTGATTGCTTTCATCTACATAAACCCACTTTTCTTTAAGAATGTGAACTCTGTGTGAGCGGTATAAAGCAGAATCTAAATTTTTATGCACGACGTTTCCGCTTTTAAGAGAGATTTCAAATTCGCTTGAATAACCTCCCATGATGATAGCAACATTTATCATGTAAATTCGTTATTTAATAGAATAACAAAATTACATTATTTATTGATAACTATAAATGTTATCTTTGCCAAAATACATCTTTTATGAGCATCGTAAAATTTTTAACAAGTAAAACATTTTTTAAGCACTTAGCTATTGCCTTTGGAATAGTAGTAGTTTTAGTTTTTGTATTATTAAAGTTTTTAGACATTAAAACAAATCATGGCGAGGAAATTCCTGTCCCAGATTTATCTAAAATGCAAGTTAAAATTGCTCAAGAAAAATTAGAGGAATTAGGTTTAGAGTTAATTCTTTTAGATACAGTAGATTTTAGAAATGACATGCCTCCATATTCAATTGTCGAGCAAGATCCAAAAGCTGAGAATACTGTGAAAAACGGGCGCAAGATTTATGTAAAAGTTAATGCAGGTGAATATGATGATGTAACGCTTCCTGCATTGAAGGGTAAGACATTCCGTCAAGTAAGTGCTAATATAAAATCATTAGGACTTAAGGAAGGTAAAATTACATACAAGCCTCACCTTGCTAAGGATGAAGTTTTAGCTGTTACTCAAAAAGGTAAAACACTTAAAGCTGGTGATAAAGTAAAGAAAAATTCAACCCTTGATTTTGTATTGGGTGATGGAAAAGAATTTTATGACGAACAAACTTTTGATAAAGAAGAAACTACAATAGAAACACCTGTTGAAGATGCTGGAGAATAATAATGAAGAATTTGAAGATGGCGATTTATACGAACACCATCGATTTGAAGTTGCTAAAGGACAACAACCACTTCGTGTTGATAAATTTTTAATGAATTTAATTGAAAATGCTACACGTAGTAAAATTCAGAAAGCTGCTGAAAATGGAAATATTCGTGTAAACGATGAAGTTGTTAAATCTAATTATAAAGTAAAACCAGGTGATGTTGTACAAATGTTGCTGGAACATCCACCCTATGAACATTTGCTTAAAGGTGAAAATATTCCACTTGATATTGTTTATGAAGACGACCAATTAATTGTTGTAAATAAACCTGCAGGAATGGTTGTTCATCCTGGACATGGAAATTACAGCGGAACTTTAGTCAATGCATTAGCTTATCATTTTGAGAATTTACCTATGAATAGTTCAAATCGTCCTGGATTAGTACATCGAATTGATAAAGACACTTCTGGACTTTTGGTTGTTGCTAAAACAGAGTTGGCAATGGATTATTTAACCAAGCAATTTGCTGAAAAAACATCTGAAAGAGAATATGTTGCTATTGTTTGGGGTAATGTTGAAGAAGATAAAGGAACTATTGAAGGAAACATAGACCGCCATATGACAAATCGTATGCAAATGGCTGTTTATCCTGACGGCGATAAAGGTAAACCAGCAGTTACACATTTTAAAGTTTTAGAGCGATTAGGATATGTTACTTTAATTTCATGCCAATTAGAAACTGGACGTACGCATCAAATTCGTGTACATATGAAATATATTGGTCATACTTTATTTAATGATGAGCGATATGGTGGAAATGCCATTTTGAAAGGAACAACTTTTACAAAATACAAGCAGTTTGTAGATAATTGTTTTAAAGTTTTACCAAGACAAGCACTACATGCAAGAACTTTAGGTTTTGAGCATCCAATAACAAAAGAATTTTTACGTTTTGAATGTGAAATTCCAAATGATATTAAAGAATGTATAGAAAAATGGAGAGTATATTCTAAAGCCCAACAAATCGAAGAATAACGAAGTTATGATAACTACAGAAAAGACACAACTAGAACAGTATTTTCAACAATTTCGTGAGAAAATAATAGGAATTAATGAAACTTTTGAATCACCTTATGGTGTTCAAAATATAGTTTATACCGATTGGACAGCAAGCGGACGCTTGTATCAACCTATAGAGGAAAAAATGATGCATGAGTTTGGTCCTTTTGTGGCCAATACACATACAGAAACTTCGGTTACGGGTACGGCTATGACATTTGCTTATCATGAAGCACGTCATATTATTAAGAAGCATGTAAATGCTAATGGTGATGATGTTTTAATTACAAATGGAACAGGAATGACTGGAGTTGTAAATAAATTGCAACGTATTCTTGGGCTTCGTATTCCTGAAAATTTAAAAGAATTTACTTCAATCCCAGATGCTCTGAAGCCAGTAGTGTTTATTTCGCACATGGAACACCATTCGAATCAAACTTCTTGGATTGAAACGATTGCAGATGTGGTTGTAGTTCAAGCTAATGATGAAGGATTATTTTGCTTAGAAAATTTTAAAAAACTAGTAGAAAAATACAAAAATAGAAGTTTTAAAATAGCTTCAATTACTTCTTGTTCTAATGTAACAGGAATAAAAACACCATATCACGAAGTAGCGAAAATTATGCATCAAAATAACGGCGTTTGCTTTGTAGATTTTGCTTGTTCAGGACCTTATGTTGAAATCGATATGCATCCTGAAGATAAAGAAGCTTATTTAGATGCTATTTTCTTTTCTCCACATAAATTCTTAGGTGGACCCGGAACTTGCGGTGTAATGGTTTTTAATAAAAACTTATATAAAAATAATGTGCCGGACTGCCCAGGTGGAGGAACTGTAAAATGGACAAATCCTTGGGGTGAACATCAATATATTGATAGTATTGAAGAACGAGAAGATGGTGGAACACCTGGTTTTCTTCAAGTAATTAAAACAGCTCTTGCTATTCGTTTAAAAGAGCAAATGGGCGTTGAAAATATTTTGGAAAGAGAACATGAAATTGTTTCATATATCTTTTCTAAATTAGGAAATGTTGAAAATATCAATATTTTGGCACCACAACATCAAGATAGGTTAGGCGTGATTTCTTTTTATATAGATGATTTACATTATAACTTAGGTGTGAAATTATTGAATGATAAATTCGGAATTCAAACACGTGGTGGTTGTAGTTGCGCTGGAACGTACGGACATTATTTATTGCATGTAGATAAAGAAACTTCAAATTCAATTGTTTGTCAGATTTCTGCAGGTGATTTAGAGAAAAAACCAGGCTGGATTCGAATGTCAATTCATCCAACAACAACCAACAAAGAAATAGAATATGTTTGCGATGCTATATTAGCTTTGGCACAAAACCATAAACAGTGGAAGGAAGATTATAAATATAGTAATCAAACCAACGAATTTACGCACAAAGATTTTAAAAAATCAATTAAAGATAAGGTTGAAGATTGGTTTCAGTTATAAAAAAAGCTCAGTTTTTACTGAGCTTTTTCTTTTCTAAACTTCCATCTTTTGTGTGTCCAGAAATAATATTCAGGGGCTTCATAAATTTGTTTTTCAACTTCTCTAATGAATAATTTAGAAACTTCGTTTACAGGTAACGATTTAATATCATCTGTAATAGGAATAAATGTAGCTTCGTAATGTCCGCGTTTTGTTTTCATTACTTTCATGTATAATACATTCATATCTAGTTCTCTAGCTAAATTTTCTCCTCCTGTATGAATTGGAACAACGTGTCCCATAAATTCATCCCAATATTTAGCTTTTTGTCTTGAAGGTGTTTGATCACTAATGAAACCATAAACACCTAAAATACCTTTTTCTTGGTTTTCTTTAACTCTTTTTACAGTTGATTTTGTATCGATAAGTTCAGCTCCAAATTTCGAACGAATATCACGAACCATTTTATCAAAATATTGATTCTGTATTTTTTTATAAATTCCAAAACCTGCAAATTTTGTATAAAAACCTAAAGTTAAAGACCATTCCCAACTAGCATAATGGGCATAAAGTAAAATTATGCTTTTGTTTTTGTTTTCATATTCATGAAATAATTCAATATTAGTAAAAGTAAAACGCTTTTTTATTTCTTCTTCTGAAATGGTCATCGTTTTTATCATTTCTAAAAACATGTCGCACATGTGATGGTAAAACTTCTTTTCAACTTCCAAAACTTCTTTATCAGAAAGATGGGGTAACGTTAATTTGATGTTTGCTCTTACAGTCTTTTTTCGGTAACCAATGATTCTGTATACAAGAACATAAATGCAATCGGAAACAAAGTAAAATATAGGAAATGGCAATATTGAAATTACCCAAAGAAAAGCATAAACAATGTAAAACAGAATTCGCTGCATTTAAATTTATTTTTACAAATATACTTCAATAATCGTTTTTGGATTTGTAATTTTACTAAAAAAACAAAATGAATTTAGTTTTAATTGTCCTAATTGGTATAAATGTTTTAGTAAGTTTAAAAGGTTTTAGCGATTCGAGTTTCTTTAGAAAATATGAATTTCATTTAGGAAGTATAAAAGCTGGAGAACAAATAAGAATGTTAACCTCAGGCTTTTTACATGTTGATATTACGCATTTGGCGTTTAACATGTTAACGCTTTATTTCTTTGCACCTGTTGTTATTGATACATTTGGAGCTAATTATTTTATTGTAGTTTATTTTGCAAGTTTAATTGCGGGAAGTTTACTAACATTCTACATTCATAAAGAAGAATATTATTACAGAGCTGTTGGTGCTTCTGGAGCGGTAACAGGAATTATTTATAGTTCAATACTATTGTATCCAGAAATGAATTTGTATATGTTTTTTATTCCAATTCCAATTCCAGGTTATATTTTCGGAATAGGTTATTTGTTGTATTCTCTTTACGGAATGAAATCGCGAACAGATAATATTGGTCATACTGCACATTTTGGCGGAGCGATTGGCGGTTATTTGGTAACACTTTTAAAGGAACCTCAAATGATTTATACCAATACAAAAATGGTCGTTTTACTTTTAATACCTATTATTATTTTGTTTTACATGCAAAAGAAAAATAAACTATAGTTTGGCATTATAATTGGATTTAAAAACTAAAATTTAATATTATGAAGAAAATATTTTTAGTACTAACATTAATAACAACTATGTTACAAGCACAAGAATTAAAACAAGTTCCATCAATTTCAGTTTCTGGTGAAGGAAAAATTAAAGTTATTCCAGATGAAGCAATTATCACACTTGGTGTTCAAAATAACGGAAAAGATGCTACAGAAGTAAAGAAAAAAAATGACGATACTGTTGATGCTGTTTTGAAAGTGATTAAAAAACATGGAATTGCTAAAACCGATTATCAAACAGAAAGAGTTTCATTGTATAAAAACTACGATTATAATGCAAAGAAGTATTCGTTTCAAGCATCACAAACTATAAGTATTTATTTAAAAGATTTAAAAAAATACGATGCTTTAATAATGGATTTAGTAGAATCTGGAATAAACAATATAAACGGAGTAGATTTTAAATCGTCTAAGATTAAAGAATTAGAAGCGCAAGCTAGGAGAGAAGCCATTTTAGACGCCAAAAAGAAAGCCGAAGATTATGTTTCAGTTTTAAATCAGAAAGTAGGTAAGGCAATTACAATTTCAGATAATTCAAGAACAAATTATCCACAACCAATGTATAAAACGTATGCGATGGCTGCTGATTCTGAAGGAGTAGGAATGAATAGAGAAACTTTAGCTATCGGTGAAATAGAAATTATTTCTAATGTTTCTGTTGTTTTTGAAATGGAGTAATTGAATAATGAAAGGCATTTTAATAATTATAGTTGTTTTTTTAAGTTTCTTTTCGTTTAGTCAAGAAATTCCTAAAGCAGTTTATGAAATATCTTTAATAAGTAGACCTCAAAAACTAATTTTAAATGAATATGAATATGAAAAATTTGAAGGTTTGATAATTACTGAAATAACTAAAGGAACAGGTAATCCAAATTTTCTTCAACGATTTTGGAAAAAAATATGGAAAATTGATAATGAGGAATTGGTTTTACATAGTAAAATTAATAATAATACAACAAAAGAACTTATTTTAAAACTTAGAGAAGAAGGTATCGAAACCCTTGAAGATTGTTTAAATGACGAAGAATGTAGTAAGATTGGATTTTTAGATGGCGGCACAGTTACTTTTAAAGTGAAAATAGATGAAATTGATAGATTAGTTGGATTTGAGGAGATTTATCCTTTAACTGAAAATAACAAAGAAAAGAATCAATTAAGATTTAAAGCTCAAAAATTATTGACAATTTTATACAATGATATTGATTTAAATAAAGAATTTTTAAATTTATTTAAAGAATTACCAAAACGAAAGTATCATTGGTATCAAGCTAGTGGTAGTAATATTGTAACAATAACTAATAGAAATATAAAGTAAAAAGCTCAAGTAATAACTTGAGCTTTTTTATGTCTTGTGGGGAGAGCAGGATTAACTACGTTCATCCCGAGTAAGATGAATCTTACTCAAATAAAAAATCCCAAAACATTTATAAAAGTAAACTTTTAACATATTCTGAGATTTTTTCTTTGTGGGGAGAGCAGGATTCGAACCTGCGAAGACATAGTCAGCAGATTTACAGTCTGCCCTCGTTGGCCGCTTGAGTATCTCCCCAGCCTTTACTTATCTTGTAAGCGGTTGCAAATATAGAATTGTTTTTATTACAAAACAATCAATTTTTTACAATTTTTACACCTTTTTTGTAAGTTGTTGGTTATGAAAAAAATAAAAACTCCCAATGGGGAGTTTTAATATATTTAAATTGAAAAAAATAGATTATTTATTCAATAATTCTTCAACTTTAGCTTTTAATTCTGCACCTCTTAAGTCTCTTGCAACAATAACACCATTTGCATCTAAAATAAAAGTAGCAGGTATAGCTTTTACATTATACATTTCTGCAATTGGATCTTGCCAAAACTTTAAATTTGAAACATGGTT contains:
- a CDS encoding rhomboid family intramembrane serine protease produces the protein MNLVLIVLIGINVLVSLKGFSDSSFFRKYEFHLGSIKAGEQIRMLTSGFLHVDITHLAFNMLTLYFFAPVVIDTFGANYFIVVYFASLIAGSLLTFYIHKEEYYYRAVGASGAVTGIIYSSILLYPEMNLYMFFIPIPIPGYIFGIGYLLYSLYGMKSRTDNIGHTAHFGGAIGGYLVTLLKEPQMIYTNTKMVVLLLIPIIILFYMQKKNKL
- a CDS encoding MBL fold metallo-hydrolase, with the protein product MHGLTLYFLGTGTSQGIPVIGSEHPVCLSDNPKDKRLRVSVWIYSEEFSIIIDCGPDFRQQMLHSKCEHIDALLFTHEHADHTAGLDDIRPFYFKQGDIPVYAHKRVLDNLSRRFDYIFSNENKYPGAPSVSQVEVKTNESFHVKDQEIIPIEAMHGKLQVFGYRIGEIVYLTDVKTIDFSEIQKIKDCEVLVINCLREEPHNTHFNLEEALDFISLVQPKKAYLTHISHLFGFHDEVQAKLPENVFLAYDNLEITI
- a CDS encoding D-alanine--D-alanine ligase, with the protein product MINVAIIMGGYSSEFEISLKSGNVVHKNLDSALYRSHRVHILKEKWVYVDESNQEFPINKDDFSVEVNGTKITFDVVFNAIHGTPGEDGLMQAYLELIGIPQTSCDMYQSALTFNKRDLLSVLKPYGIKTATSFYLNKGDIINETEILEKVGLPCFVKPNKSGSSFGISKVKSKEELLPAIEVAYKEDNEIIIESFLDGTEVSVGVINYKGETKVLPMTEIVSENDFFDYEAKYLGKSQEITPARISDEIHSKVASTAKKAYEILKMRGFSRSEFIIVNGEPFMLEMNTVPGLTTESILPQQAREAGISLPELFGNAIQEALNN
- a CDS encoding RluA family pseudouridine synthase, whose product is MLENNNEEFEDGDLYEHHRFEVAKGQQPLRVDKFLMNLIENATRSKIQKAAENGNIRVNDEVVKSNYKVKPGDVVQMLLEHPPYEHLLKGENIPLDIVYEDDQLIVVNKPAGMVVHPGHGNYSGTLVNALAYHFENLPMNSSNRPGLVHRIDKDTSGLLVVAKTELAMDYLTKQFAEKTSEREYVAIVWGNVEEDKGTIEGNIDRHMTNRMQMAVYPDGDKGKPAVTHFKVLERLGYVTLISCQLETGRTHQIRVHMKYIGHTLFNDERYGGNAILKGTTFTKYKQFVDNCFKVLPRQALHARTLGFEHPITKEFLRFECEIPNDIKECIEKWRVYSKAQQIEE
- a CDS encoding aminotransferase class V-fold PLP-dependent enzyme, which translates into the protein MITTEKTQLEQYFQQFREKIIGINETFESPYGVQNIVYTDWTASGRLYQPIEEKMMHEFGPFVANTHTETSVTGTAMTFAYHEARHIIKKHVNANGDDVLITNGTGMTGVVNKLQRILGLRIPENLKEFTSIPDALKPVVFISHMEHHSNQTSWIETIADVVVVQANDEGLFCLENFKKLVEKYKNRSFKIASITSCSNVTGIKTPYHEVAKIMHQNNGVCFVDFACSGPYVEIDMHPEDKEAYLDAIFFSPHKFLGGPGTCGVMVFNKNLYKNNVPDCPGGGTVKWTNPWGEHQYIDSIEEREDGGTPGFLQVIKTALAIRLKEQMGVENILEREHEIVSYIFSKLGNVENINILAPQHQDRLGVISFYIDDLHYNLGVKLLNDKFGIQTRGGCSCAGTYGHYLLHVDKETSNSIVCQISAGDLEKKPGWIRMSIHPTTTNKEIEYVCDAILALAQNHKQWKEDYKYSNQTNEFTHKDFKKSIKDKVEDWFQL
- the coaD gene encoding pantetheine-phosphate adenylyltransferase; protein product: MTRKAIFPGSFDPITNGHYDIIKRGASLFDEIIVAIGINAEKKYMFSLEERKRFIEEAFKDEPKVKVITYTGLTIDLCRKENADFILRGLRNPADFEFEKAIAHTNRSLSEIETVFLLTAARTSYISSSIVRDVLRNGGDIKKLVPDSVWKTIK
- a CDS encoding SIMPL domain-containing protein is translated as MKKIFLVLTLITTMLQAQELKQVPSISVSGEGKIKVIPDEAIITLGVQNNGKDATEVKKKNDDTVDAVLKVIKKHGIAKTDYQTERVSLYKNYDYNAKKYSFQASQTISIYLKDLKKYDALIMDLVESGINNINGVDFKSSKIKELEAQARREAILDAKKKAEDYVSVLNQKVGKAITISDNSRTNYPQPMYKTYAMAADSEGVGMNRETLAIGEIEIISNVSVVFEME
- a CDS encoding hydrolase, encoding MKNIFLYLFVFSFLINVFQYVNSTKILESKDREVTKAKMHLQQSRDSLMEAQYNDYFDIANDEDAQEYFYSQNLDYQKVMQKVNEDLVSLNTNKEGNPLVPYEPIDGKQFIVNKAKVLNHRWIIAEYSNGELWGQILVKYFFKDGEPTDFQTVDTVLYEKQKIE
- a CDS encoding lysophospholipid acyltransferase family protein, whose amino-acid sequence is MQRILFYIVYAFLWVISILPFPIFYFVSDCIYVLVYRIIGYRKKTVRANIKLTLPHLSDKEVLEVEKKFYHHMCDMFLEMIKTMTISEEEIKKRFTFTNIELFHEYENKNKSIILLYAHYASWEWSLTLGFYTKFAGFGIYKKIQNQYFDKMVRDIRSKFGAELIDTKSTVKRVKENQEKGILGVYGFISDQTPSRQKAKYWDEFMGHVVPIHTGGENLARELDMNVLYMKVMKTKRGHYEATFIPITDDIKSLPVNEVSKLFIREVEKQIYEAPEYYFWTHKRWKFRKEKAQ
- a CDS encoding PASTA domain-containing protein, encoding MSIVKFLTSKTFFKHLAIAFGIVVVLVFVLLKFLDIKTNHGEEIPVPDLSKMQVKIAQEKLEELGLELILLDTVDFRNDMPPYSIVEQDPKAENTVKNGRKIYVKVNAGEYDDVTLPALKGKTFRQVSANIKSLGLKEGKITYKPHLAKDEVLAVTQKGKTLKAGDKVKKNSTLDFVLGDGKEFYDEQTFDKEETTIETPVEDAGE
- the yaaA gene encoding peroxide stress protein YaaA produces the protein MKIVISPAKSLDFTTKLPTKKYTEAQFLNKSETIQKTLKKKKPKDLMELMSISEKLADLNWQRNQDWKLPFTSENSRPAIYAFNGDVYVGLDAYTIPEEKLDILQDKLRILSGLYGLLKPLDLMQEYRLEMGTSIQIGSKKNLYEFWKKTITDSLNKEIEKNELFINLASNEYFSAVDTKSLKVPVITPEFKDYKDGKLKMISFFAKKARGLMVRYIIDKNVETLEELKNFNCEGYAFDANLSKGNKLVFTR